The following nucleotide sequence is from Streptomyces leeuwenhoekii.
AGACCACCGACATCTCCTCCGGCTGGGTGGCCGGCGGCACCGGGCTGCGCATCGGCGGCCAGCGCAACGGACTGCGGGTGAAGGCGGCCCGGGCCCGGGTGGCCCGCGCCGGGCGCATCAAGGGGGTCAAGCGGCTGTGACCACGGTGACGGTGGCCGGCCCGCCGGACGGGCGGGGCGCGAAGCGGCCGGGCAGGACACGCACACACACCGAGAGGGGGACGCAGCCGCAGTGACCAACATTCCCGAGACCGGGCGCAGTCCACGGGTCCAGATCCGGCTCGTCGTCATCCAGGTCCTCGTCCTCTCCCTCCTCGGCACCCTCGGGGGCCGGCTGTGGTACCTCCAGATCCGCGAGGGCGACGAGTACGCCGAGAAGGCCTCCGGCAACCACGTCCAGCAGGTCGTCCAGCCCGCCGTGCGCGGCTCCATCCTGGACGCCCGCGGCGTGCCGCTGGCCGACAACGAGACCCGGCTCGTCGTCTCCGCCTCCCGCACCGACCTGATGAAGATGGAGGACGACGGCAAGGCGGTCCTCACCAAGCTGGCCGGCGTCCTCGGGATGCGGCCCCAGGAGGTCATGGAGAAGGTCCGGCTGTGCGACGCCGAGACGCCGCAGCCGTGCTGGAACGGCTCGCCGTACCAGCCCATCCCCATCACCGACGAGGCCACCCCCAAGCAGGCCCTGCAGATCCGCGAGCGCGCCGAGGACTTCCCCGGCATCACCGCCGAGCCCCAGGCCGTGCGCCGCTACCCGAGCCCCGGCGAGGCCAACACCGCCCAGGTGCTGGGCTACCTCTCGCCCGTGACGGACGAGGAGATCAAGCAGGCCCAGGACAGCGAGTCGCCGTATCTCCGCTCCGACCAGGTCGGCCGCTCCGGGCTTGAACGCCAGTACGACAAGCAGCTCCGCGGCAAGGCCGGCGTCACCCGCTACGAGGTCGACAACCTCGGCCGGGTCATCGGCAAGGCGGAGTCCGACGCGGCCCAGCCCGGGTCCAACCTCGTCACCAGCATCGACGCCCGGGTGCAGCGGATCGCCGAGTACGAGCTGAACGAGGCGATGAAGGCGGCCCGCAAGGAGTACGACCGCAACACCGGCACCACCTACAAGGCCGACTCCGGCGCGGTCGTGGTCATGGAGGCCAGGACCGGCCGCGTCGTCGCCATGGCCTCCAACCCGACCTACGACCCCAACGCCTGGGTCGGCGGCATCTCCTCCGCCGACTACCAGAAGCTCACCGGGAAGAACTCCAACTACCCGCTGCTCAACCGCGCCATACAGGGTCAGGCGGCCCCCGGCTCCATCTTCAAGGTGGTCTCCACCGCCGCGGCCGTCGAGGCGGGCTACGACTTCGACGGCAGCTACCAGTGCTCCAGCGCGTACAGCGTCGGCGGCCAGGTCTTCAAGAACTTCGAGTCGGCCAACTACGGCGCGATCGACCTCGGCCGGGCCCTGGAGGTCTCCTGCGACACCGTCTACTACCGGCTGGCCCACCAGGAGTGGAAGAAGGACGGCGGCATCAACCCCAAGGGCCGGCCGAAGGACCACTTCTTCAAGGCCGCACACCAGTTCGGCCTCGGCAAGGAGACCGGCATCGACCTGCCCAACGAGGTCTCCGGCCGGGTCCCGGACCG
It contains:
- the mrdA gene encoding penicillin-binding protein 2: MTNIPETGRSPRVQIRLVVIQVLVLSLLGTLGGRLWYLQIREGDEYAEKASGNHVQQVVQPAVRGSILDARGVPLADNETRLVVSASRTDLMKMEDDGKAVLTKLAGVLGMRPQEVMEKVRLCDAETPQPCWNGSPYQPIPITDEATPKQALQIRERAEDFPGITAEPQAVRRYPSPGEANTAQVLGYLSPVTDEEIKQAQDSESPYLRSDQVGRSGLERQYDKQLRGKAGVTRYEVDNLGRVIGKAESDAAQPGSNLVTSIDARVQRIAEYELNEAMKAARKEYDRNTGTTYKADSGAVVVMEARTGRVVAMASNPTYDPNAWVGGISSADYQKLTGKNSNYPLLNRAIQGQAAPGSIFKVVSTAAAVEAGYDFDGSYQCSSAYSVGGQVFKNFESANYGAIDLGRALEVSCDTVYYRLAHQEWKKDGGINPKGRPKDHFFKAAHQFGLGKETGIDLPNEVSGRVPDREWKQRYWEANKDAWCKTGKKDGSYVEKIAYENCVEGNKMRAGDEINYSIGQGDTLVTPIQMATIYAAISNGGTLYTPSIGKAIVSPDGKKVSEIEPEPHGRLPISDATRDKMDAALAGVATRGTAAWRFGGWPQDEIPMHAKTGTAEVYGKQTTSWFATYTDDYAIVMTISQGGTGSGASGPAVRKIYDALYGVQEDGSIDRKKALLPEPAKSLPEIKPDGTITAPKTAEDPVKRDRATEQDENAPADTGQPQDDAATVATPAAENRQTRRRRRGGGRGGTTGTGTAARAGTRSRRRCA